Within the Melopsittacus undulatus isolate bMelUnd1 chromosome 5, bMelUnd1.mat.Z, whole genome shotgun sequence genome, the region CTGTCAGATGTACCTGAAGCACATGCTTTCAAACTCATCTGTTTCAAACTCTATTGTGCTATTCTTAGGGTTTATAAAAGACAAACATTTCAGCTTcaatttgctgttttcttaagACTTAGTCTTACCAGTTTCCCTTACTTTTACCTGCTAGAAGAACATTCTACTCCCATAAACTATTTGGGAGAGGAACTCAGTTCTGTCAGAACTCAGGAGAGCAAAGGAAGGacacacagaaaaaaggaaaacataagcTGCCCATGTTTGGTGATGCCCTGCTATGCATCACTGAGGTGCACAGTGTATTTGTTCTGCAAAGTTCAGGTACTAAAGATTCTGGCACTGAATCACAGTCATTCTGAAATAATGAACAATGGTCTCTTGGTATTAAATTAACCACCACTTAGTATCAACAGTCACCCTATAATTATCAATTACTTTCTTGCAACATGGAACACAGAATCATTGTAGTTTTAAGGTTTTAGGCTCTGCTATTGgatgaagtaggttttccacAACTGTTAGAATTCTCAAACTGGGAAAAACTGGTTTGGAATTTCACAAAATGTGTCCCTCAAAATATAAGCAGCACTGTTTCATTTATGTAAAAGCAGTTATTAAAGTGAGTTAGCCAATTACCTTTGTGTTTTCCCATCACCTTCTTATCTTCAATGGAAACAAAGTTACCTGGTTGAGGTTCTAAATACTACCAGATAGGAAGAGAGAAGTCACAAGATGGccccaaaaaaccccatcagTGTATTTCAGGTTCTGTCACTACATTCTTTTGAAGCTGGAGACTAACTTTTCAAGCAGCAAACTCTACCCAAGCAGCTTACTGCCTCTTCCCTGATTCTGCTTTagacagaaaagaaggaagggcAGTCCCTATCAGCACCAACTCTGTGCTTCACCACACCCCTCATCCTTACTCATGGCAGGGGACAGCAGGATTCAGCCATCTGCCCCTCTCACATCTCAACCACTCGTCAGAGCCTCACAAGCACAGTACTACAAGTTCACACACTCCTTTTGCTACAGAAAGTGACTGACTGTTCAGGGATGGAGGTGAAAGGTACTTCCTACATGGTCTTGGCATTTGCTTCTGGGATGCTAAAGGACACTGGACATTGTGACTTAGTGTGAACCAAAAGCttttggagatttttttgtAGACCGTGTTATAAATTACTactgaaaaccagaacagaGCAAAGACTGGCATGGATTTAACATTGCTCACCTCGAGAAGGAAATTTTCAAAGTTTCTTTCACCAATGAAACATACTCCCAtactctgaaaaagaaatgtggtaTAGAAACCATAAtagcagagaaaaacatttgaaataatgTCTATTAATGATCTGTCCATGATGGAtccccctccccatccatcccaaaCTATGCTAGGTATCtcataaaataaaccaaaccacaacATCTGCTCCAACACAGGTAAACTAATTCTATACAGTATGGGTGAGAGCCATAagcacaaaagagaaataatggGAAACAGAACATATGTTCAATAAATATATTAACCTTGGTAAGTATACTGTCTGCATATTAAAAACAGAAGGCTCTTGCAGattaaagtagaaaaataacaCAAGTTATACAGTAAAGGTGTATCTCttgaaaacatctttcaaaaacaaacaGCCTTTCCTTTTCAGTTACTGCCTACATTCTTCAGGCACCCATTTACAGTGGAGGAATATGAGTATTAAAAGTGACGAAGACAGCATCAGCAATACAATCGCTTTCTGCATTACATTTTTTTGGGATCAACTCATCAAGTGTTAGTTCTTAGAGAACagaactttttgtttgttttttaaggagTAACTGTGGAAAACAGCATCATCCAGTTTCATAAAGACATACTGAAAAACAATTATAGTGAGAAAACCTTTaacagctacagaaaataaagaccAAAGGCTTCTCACCTGCTGTGATAGACAATACTTTCCTTAAGGCTCACAGCATCCTAACACATTCACCTTCATGTTACTCCTTCTGAGATACAATGGCAGACAAATAACCACAAGCTTATCAAAGTTCTTTTAAGCAAGTAGACAGCTATAAAACTGCTTCCCGACCTGTTCTATTACAGTGCTCAGAAACAGACAAGCTGTCACAGTTTTAAGGTTCAAACAGTTTGGGAAGTCTACTTTAGAAGGAAATACAAATCAAAAGAGTTTAAGTGTTACcatgcctcttttttctttagcacATGATGAAGGCCATGTTCCGCTGCTATCTTCTTGACAAAAGTTTTTGTTAAATCCCCTAAAGGGaaaatggttttcttcaaaGCATCCTGCGAGATCTGACTTAGAAAGAAGGTCTGGTCCTTAAAGAGGTCGGCCCCTTGAAGGAGTTTCACAGCTGCAAAGTACAGAACACAGAGTATCTCAACATTTAAGGGGATTCCCTTTAACAGGTCAACTTCCTTTAGTATTTTGATAATCaacattttagttttattatttcCAAATACATGTTAAAGACAGtattgctgtttgtgtttttttttttcaagatctAACTAAAAATGTTTGGGTATTTTCTCACCACTAAGCAGATCCAGAAAGATTCTGATTTTGTAAAGTGCAGAATCCTACAAAGTCTTACACTGCCTCATCTATTATAATACTGCATGTGTCATCGGCAAGGATATCAACaatatgaaaaccaaaaccaaccattTCATGTGAAAGCGAGATGAAGATTTGAGTATTTTAGAGTATACTGTTCTTCAAAAAGACATCCAGTTTTGCCTGAAATTACAGCACTATCGATCGGTGATTTGAACAATAAGCAGTTATTTCAGTGCTCAGAGATGCAAGTTTGacttttttgttaaaaacaaagtCTCCCAATTGcccaaatgaaataaaattgatATGGTTTTTCAGTCATGCTCTGTCCACCCTCTTCAAGACCTAATAACTTTGCTGTTGTACAAACTCTACTTCCATGTTTCTTGACTCAAACATTAACTACAGGCCAATAGTTCAGTCACAACTAATAATACAAGATCTCAGTAAAGGGCAGTAAGACTGTTTAGAACATTACAAAATCCTGCAACTCAGTGAATCAGTCCGCCACAAGTACAAACTATTTGTTCTACTGTGCCCATTTCAACTTTCCAGAAATacaattaaacaaacaaacccctgTAAGTCCAAATCAAAAAAGGGGAAGCTACAACACAAAAACATCTCTGTGGCAGCTTTGCATACCAGGTGCTTGCaagtttctttccctttgagTATAACATGCTTCTCATCATATACACCAGTTTCATCCGAGTTATTTTACTGCATTATGGCCCACTGCAGAGCTATTTGGGAAATCTCTACATTGCCATCCAACCTCTGTTAGTGCCATGCAGAGACAAAGCCAAAACAACACCCATCAAGCTGGCTTTTGCACTGATAACAGGAGAACCACTGTGGTGCTGAGATCCGCCTCTGATTATGTACAACCACAGGCAGACTATtaaagtaaagagaaaaacctGCACTAGTGCTACTAGCACCTTTGCTGACCTGAGAATTGTAGCCTTAAAAATGTCTGCACATGCTGCACTTGCACTTTTCAACTGCAGTTCAGGCAAAGCCTTGATCTACTTAGGAAAACCAAGCTGCTATAGGAGAACAGAGAAATAAGGCAGAACAGGTGAATTACTGAGTAAGAACCTgattttttccagtaaaataaTATACAGTCTGATTATTGTATAAAAGTATGTTATTAATTTTAACGTTTCAAAGCCTTGATTCTAAAATTCCACTTAAGCACATCCCCATGGTAAGTTCTATCTATACTGAATAGCAACAGAATACATTCTCTAAAACagatgaaacattaaaaaaagaaaatcttatgCAAGTCATGAAAATACTAGATAAAGATTTGTTGAAATACTTCTCTGGGGGAACAGAAGATGGTGCTGTCTCCTTAAACTACATTACAGCTCCACCAGAAAATTCATTACTGAAATGCTTATTCTTCCTTCTGCACCTAGATTAGAACTCTTCAAATAGAAAATGTAATACTTGACTAGTCAGGGTAATTTTCAGTAATGTATATCTTCTGTTTTGCACTATCAACTTTCTATAAAAGCTGCGGTTTTAATGGTAATCATTATGTGTAAGGTAACAAACTTCTCTGATACTGTGACACCAAACAAGAGTTTAAAATTCTGTTCCATACCTAGGATGAAATAAGAAATGAAGAATCCACTTACTATTTCTAACTTCAAAACGGTTTCTGAAAAGCCTTTGTGGTCTTTTCATATGTTTCTGTTGAAACACCTCCTCATCCTCTAGTGAGGTCCTAGCATAATGCCCAGTAGCGATTGCATCTGCTcctatcaagaaaaaaaaaacaaaacaaaacatcaatGCACATACttgaaattcagtttaaaacagGATTATAAACATCcagtaagaaaagcagaaggcagtgaCGGAACAAAACCTGTAGAGAAGTGTTATACTGACAATAATCATACTCCTCCTATTCAAACAATGTAAACTATTCATGAGCATGCCAGCACTTGTGTTTTTGTACTTAAGGACCACCTAAGAATGTAAAACTTAATGGTCAGGTCAATGTATGTCCCCAAAGAAAATCTGTTCCAATTTAcaagcaacctgctctagtggaaggtgttcctgcccacaCCaagggggctggactagatgacattcaaaggtcctttccaggctaactgttctatgattctatatgtaaAGGCaaacttaaaacaaaaaaactttgcaaatactgaaatactgcaCAGAGACAGGTGAATTAGGCATGCATATGAACTCAGGTTTTCCCCCACCTTTTCAAGAGTTTGTATCCTTTAAGTATTTCCACGGCAAACACTCTGTACTGACACACTTGAAAATGTCTTACCAAGGTTATCCATAGCATAATGAAGAAAGTAGTTGAATTTGATGTGCTTGTTACACACAATATCAGGATTAGGAGTCCTTCCCAACTCATACTCTTTTAAGAGGTCACtgtaaaataaagattaaatgtATACTGACATTATTAACACAGCATAATACTATTTGAGACTGAAAGACCTGTTTCAACAGGAGAACTCAAGACCTAGGCATACTGAGCATGTTatgttagaaataaaataccCATTGGATGTTAACCTGTAAAACACAATGCTTGGAAGATTTTCACCAAAGTGCACTGAGGACATGGTCAAATGATCATTCACAGTCTTGTACACATGTTTTATTACATTAATGCTCCCTTGGGGGAGACAGGGCTGCCCTCAGCACACACCCTACTTGTCTCCTCAGAATTAAAGCACCCTGCTTCATTCTTCTAAGTGACAGTGCAGTAGAGCACACACCAGGGGTTACTGTGGCTCAGTATGGACAACAACTTAATCTGCAATAATGCCACCATAAACAATCATGGGACTTAATTTTATAAAGGATTTTTCCCcgtcttttttctttccttcaagaaattcaaataatttctcaaaGTCATGTTATAGTTCTACACTGTCACATAATTAAGTGCTTAGCAATATTTgcttgaaaatattaatataataactagtgaaagaaaaccagcataCAATGCTGCACTGAGATACCAAAAGGCCTGATCACTGCATTATTTAGCTTGTCTTCAGCAATAACTGAAGTCAAGAGGAACTGAGTGGGCATAGGCTGGATTTAAAAGTACACTAGCAACCCTAttatttggttttacttttcaATATCTGAAACAGAACCAGTTGCTTCTTCACCATGTTATTCATTACATtcataaatagaaaacaaagcaacGTCTCTTTAATTTTGTCTAGCTCCTTTTTAATAGTTCAAAATTCAACAATTTGCACTAAGAATTAAATCACCTGGGTCTAcccagagctgcctcctccttgcTGACTCAGCACTGTACTCTTAGAATAACACAATTCTTCTTTGTAATTACTTCAAGAGTATGCTGGAAGCCTTAGAAAAGACTCAGCATAAAGACAGACTCACATCAGTTCAGAACTTCAAGTAAAGTACAGAACTGGAGGAAGGGCAGTGAAGGATGCCTGCTGAATCTCCCCCTGATGTAAGGATTTGAAACAGGCTGTGCACAAACCACAGGCAAGACAAGACCTGGGACAGTTCTCTTGATAAAAGGTGTTTCTGATGAATAACCCTCTAAAGAGAGATCCAGAGGAAGAGTAAATCCCAGGTCAGTGATGACAGTAACAAAAACAGGATTCCAAACAAACCAAGTAACCTGCCACAGACACCTTGGCAACACTGTACTAACGatgagaagcaaaagaaaagctgatctCCTATGATCTTTGATTCGCTGTCCTTTACAGACACCCCTCAGGAACTTTGGTATCATCTATACACCCTCACACCAGAGGGGAAGCATGGTGCTAACCTTCCCAGAACAGGGCTCTTTCCTTCACTGACTGTGCAAAAGTTTAGTGCTCAACTTGATCTCATTTCAACATGAAGTAGCATGACTAGGTTTCTTCTGACACAAGGTAACAACAGCACTACTTAAAGGGGGGCAATGAAGATCAGTGAACAACTTTTGTGCACTTACGTTGTGTGCATAAAGGATAAAGTTCCTTTCTCCTGCCTCCAAGAAAAACTTGGCTTTTCCTAAGTAGAACTTTCTCTCCTTAAAGTGGAACAAATCCAAATTTGTtccaaacaaatccaaacacCCTCTATTATCTATTCCACAGAAAATCTAAACACCAATCTATTACAAGCTTAAAGAAGCAAGGCTAATTAATGATCACTTTGCAGTAAACTGGATTCAGTACCTGCTAATGTAAAATGCACCACATGAACTACACACAGACAACAGCACCCCATTTACTACTTTCTTATGAAGCTGCAGTAAAGTTGGGCCAGTTGTGGGCAGCAGCAATGAGCTGGAACAAAGTAATTGCTACACACTCATTACAACTAGAGAGAAGCCTCCCATTAATTTCAAGAATAAGAAACATATTAAGACCAACACAGAAATTCTGATGTTGAATATGAATGAGAGCAAAAATAATGCCTGTGTTACTGAACAGGCTTCAGTAGTTTCTCTTAGCACTCACAATACTGCAGTAAACTGTCGCTACCCTTATCTGCCCACTCTGCCTCTCCACAGTAACAGTACGACACCAATACACTGAAAAGACCACCCATTTAAAAAGTGTTTGTACCTGAATACTTCATTCCAGTATTCTTTCACGTAGGAAATCTGGTGGAAAGGAATATCCAGCTTCTGACAAACGCGGTAAGCATCTTCACAATCCCTGTCAACAGAGCAAGCTCCTTGCTCATCCAGCGGGTCCCAGTTCTTCATAAAGACGCCTGTCACCTGGTAGCCTACGAAATGAAGGCAAGaatgactttaaaaaatgtacttCTAACTGCCTAGAACCAAAACCCGCGTTAAACCTTGCTTGAGTAGCTGCTTTCTTCAGCAGGCGCGAGTAGTGCTGTGTCAAACAAATACCCTGCTAAGCTTTACTGTTCGAATGCCGCACGGCTATTCTTAGCCCTGCCGCTAGCAGCCAGCACGAAGACCACCGATCACGGCGGTGTTCCAGAGCTCCGAGAGCCTCCATCCCCTCCTTCCCCGCTCGCTCCAGCCACCCTGAGGCGCGCTGTCCCACCCGCCGGAGGACGCGGCTGAGGCCGGGGAGCGCCGCCTGCACTCGGCCCGCCGGGTGCCCTCCGGAGTGCAGCTCCCGGCCCCACCGCCCCTCACGCACCTCGGCGGCGCAGCAGCAGCGCGGCCACGGCGCTGTCCACCCCGCCGGACACGGCGCAGGCCACGCGGCGCGCCCCCGCCAGCATCGCCCCCCGTCCCGCAGCGGCCGCGGCACCGCCGCTTCCGCCCGCCAGCCCTGCGCTTCCGGCGGCCGCTACGGGTGGGGCGGCGGCCAACGGCGCTCGGGGTAAACGGGGCGGCCCTCGAGGGTTCCGGCGGCGGCAGAGGTGTGGGCTGCGAGCAGCTCGGGCCCCATAGTGCAGCATCACCCGCTCGCGTACGGAGCGCGACCCGGGACGCACTCGTGGTGTTTGTTCCCCCCTTCACTGGTGGCCACCCGGGCTCTGCCCGCAGGGGGGGATAACGCGCTCTCAAATCAAGCCCAATGGAGAAGTCCGAAGAGCTTGATGCCCCACGACCCTCCTCACTTCAGGACAACCAGAGCCCTCAAACACAACACTTCATGCGGCCCCCGCCGGCTATCTATGAGCAAGACTCAGTAGATGGAATTCCATAAAGGAAGACCCGAAGACAGTAACAGTCTGCACTtcattgctttgtgtttcttatCACTTGATAAACCAAGAGCTAATCCAGCTGGCTCCACTGCtactgcagagcagtgcagcCTCCCCTCACTCTGCCACATCCTGCACTAACCCAGCCTTAACCTCCCTGGACCTTAGAGCAACTAACCTGCAGCTCGAAGGCTGGAATTTGGCTCTTAGTTGAAGACACATGGAGCTATCAACACAGTGCCTGAATTCCAGTGAACAGTTAGGCTAGTAAATAGAGGCGGCCAATGGCAGAAATATTTAGGTAGCCATGGTCAACCACGACCCAAATGGTTTCTACTGGCAGAGGCCTGATGGTTGTTTGTAAGTAGTCATGCTCAAACCCAGGATTTAGATCTGCTGCCTGCAACAGCATACATTCACAAATTGGAGGTTTCAAGGGACATAGAAGACCTGGTTTTCCtgcaagtcatagaatcatacaatcgCTaaaattggaagggaccttaagatcatccagttccaaccccccctgccatgggtagggacacctcacactaaaccatggcttcatccaacctggctttgggCACCTCcagcaatggagcattcacaacttccctgggcaacccattccagtgcctcaccaccctaacagtaaagaacttcctccttgtacccaaacttcccctgttttaagtttcaacccattaccccttgtcctatcactacagtccctaatgaagagtccctccccagcatccctgtaggcctccttcagatactggaaggctgctatgaggtctccatgcagccttctcttctccaggctgaacagcccaaactttctcagcctgtcttcatatgggagatgctccagtcccttgatcatcctcgtgggcctcctctggacttgttctaacagttccatgtcctttttatgttgaggacaccagaactgtacacaatacgccaagtgaggtctcacaagagcagagtagaggggcaggatcacctccttctttgactgctggtcacgcttcttttgatgcagcccaggatacggttggctttctgggctgtgagtgcacactgatgttcattttcccatcaaccaacacccccaagtccttctcctcaggtctgctctgaatctcttctctgcccaacctgtagctgtgcctgggattactctgacccaggtgtagcatcttgcacttggcatggttaaacttcatgaggttggcatcagcccacctcacaagcgtgtcaaggtccctctggatggcattccttccctccagtatatcaacagaaccacacagcttggtgtcatcagtaaACTTGCTTAGGGcgcgctcaatcccactgtccatgtcaccctcaaagatgttgaacaagatcagtCACAACACccatctctgagggacaccactcgttactggtttccagctggacactgagccattgaccacaactctgcatgcgGCCAaccagacagttctttatccaccgagtggtccacctatcaaattggtAAGTCCTTAAAGTATAAGGCAGAAACCTACTTagctcctttttaaaaaaaaaaaaaaaatcacaaatactTAAGTAAAACCCCCACAACATTTTAGTGATGTATTTATGTATCTCTGCTTTGGTTTAGAAATATGCAAGCTGTTGCTTTCTCCTTTGAATCGCACAAACTCACCTGCTGCTGGTAGTGTATTCCAGTAGCATTCAACAGTAAAACATACATTTCTAAACTTGCTACACTTCTGTATGAAAACCCACCCTGAATCCACTAGCTTTACCTACATCTCAACATTTGTTAGTGAAACACTAAAATCATCTAACCAAAGCCTGTGATAAAACATTGCCATTTCGTACAATAATTTGGTAAACAAATcgtttattttaaattaaatcttcattgcacacagaaaataaaaagtcttCCAGTAGAAAGAGTATCTTTTTTGCCTTCGAGCAACAGTTTAAACACATTCATTGCAACACATCCATGAGCAGAACCATTAATGAGACAGACTACATCAGGACTGCTTGAATTCTATTATGTTAACACAGTTTATCACATAATCTATAgccatcttaaaaaaaacatgtacGAGCAAAGAGTAATTCCTAAACACTTTGAAGACCACAGATGGCAAGAATTCTTCATTTCGGCTCAAGTTCAGAACTTGAGTAGCGGGGAATCCAGGTTTTCTTTGTTCACATCAGGACTCAGAGTGATAAG harbors:
- the TRMU gene encoding mitochondrial tRNA-specific 2-thiouridylase 1; protein product: MLAGARRVACAVSGGVDSAVAALLLRRRGYQVTGVFMKNWDPLDEQGACSVDRDCEDAYRVCQKLDIPFHQISYVKEYWNEVFSDLLKEYELGRTPNPDIVCNKHIKFNYFLHYAMDNLGADAIATGHYARTSLEDEEVFQQKHMKRPQRLFRNRFEVRNTVKLLQGADLFKDQTFFLSQISQDALKKTIFPLGDLTKTFVKKIAAEHGLHHVLKKKESMGVCFIGERNFENFLLEYLEPQPGNFVSIEDKKVMGKHKGWFLYTIGQRARLAGLRDAWFVVDKDVSTGDVFVAPSRDHPALYRDLLRTNRVHWIAEEPPALLVREKMMDCHFRFRHQMALVPCVLTLNQDGSVWVTLVKPARAITPGQFAVFYKGDECLGSGKILRMGPSVYTMQQGKNREEGPKKEEIDKIEPAT